One genomic region from Salvia hispanica cultivar TCC Black 2014 chromosome 2, UniMelb_Shisp_WGS_1.0, whole genome shotgun sequence encodes:
- the LOC125207956 gene encoding putative germin-like protein 2-1: MSPISILFFTLAIINFMSIALAFDARPLQDFCVADLTKKAQIGGVAPCKDPERVTANDFILSGFDVTGNTSNSYGVAVTSASATTLPGLNSLGLSFLRVDLAPNGFFPPHYHPRATELVVVLKGALEIGFITSNPTYNYFTKVVRKGDVFVVPVGLVHTVRNYASRDTVAMVAFNSQNPGVTNIPNAVLAAEPAVDSVYLSKAFRMDVETVKHLQSIF, from the exons atgtctccaatctcaatattattctttacaTTAGCCATCATCAATTTCATGTCCATCGCCTTGGCCTTCGATGCTAGACCTCTCCAGGATTTCTGCGTCGCTGATCTCACCAAAAAAG CACAAATTGGCGGCGTAGCACCATGCAAGGACCCTGAAAGAGTAACGGCCAACGACTTCATCCTCAGCGGCTTCGATGTGACGGGAAACACCTCAAATTCATACGGCGTCGCAGTCACCTCCGCCTCCGCGACCACATTGCCGGGCCTCAACAGCCTAGGTCTCTCGTTCTTGCGCGTGGATCTGGCGCCGAACGGCTTCTTCCCGCCGCACTACCACCCGAGGGCGACGGAGCTCGTGGTGGTCCTAAAAGGTGCCTTGGAAATCGGATTCATAACCTCCAACCCAACCTACAACTACTTCACAAAAGTTGTACGGAAAGGCGATGTGTTTGTTGTGCCCGTGGGGCTCGTGCACACCGTGCGTAATTACGCGAGTAGGGACACCGTGGCGATGGTGGCATTCAACAGCCAGAATCCCGGGGTTACAAATATTCCGAATGCCGTTTTGGCGGCTGAGCCTGCTGTCGACAGCGTTTATCTTTCCAAGGCGTTTCGGATGGACGTGGAAACTGTGAAGCATCTGCAGAGCATtttctag
- the LOC125207573 gene encoding putative germin-like protein 2-1 translates to MTNNIVLLSLVALSVAFLASAFEPSPLQDFCVADATTSARVNGQPCKNPSSVGAADFSFSGLHIPGNTSNPNGSRVTPVSVAQLPGLNTLGISMVRIDYAPWGINPPHTHPRATEILTVIEGSLQVGFVTSNPGNNLITKTLQKGDVFAFPIGLVHFQRNVGTKNAVAIAALSSQNPGVITIANAVFGSEPKISSDVLTKAFQVEPSIVQKLQATF, encoded by the exons ATGACTAACAACATTGTTTTATTAAGCCTGGTAGCCTTGTCTGTTGCCTTCCTGGCATCCGCCTTCGAGCCTAGTCCATTGCAAGATTTTTGTGTAGCTGATGCCACCACCTCAG CCAGAGTGAATGGCCAACCATGCAAGAACCCATCATCGGTGGGAGCTGCCGACTTCTCCTTCAGTGGACTCCACATTCCCGGAAACACCTCAAACCCTAATGGCTCGAGGGTAACTCCGGTCAGTGTAGCCCAATTGCCTGGCCTCAACACCCTCGGTATCTCCATGGTGCGTATTGACTACGCACCCTGGGGCATCAACCCTCCCCATACTCACCCAAGAGCCACTGAGATCTTAACGGTAATTGAGGGATCACTTCAGGTCGGGTTCGTTACATCCAATCCTGGCAACAACCTCATCACGAAAACCCTTCAGAAGGGTGACGTTTTCGCCTTCCCAATTGGGCTTGTTCACTTCCAGCGCAATGTGGGGACTAAAAACGCTGTTGCCATAGCTGCATTGAGCAGCCAGAACCCTGGAGTCATCACCATTGCTAATGCGGTTTTTGGGTCAGAGCCCAAAATTAGTAGCGATGTTCTCACCAAGGCATTCCAGGTCGAACCGAGCATCGTGCAGAAGCTCCAGGCCACCTTTTAG
- the LOC125206297 gene encoding LOW QUALITY PROTEIN: DNA polymerase delta small subunit (The sequence of the model RefSeq protein was modified relative to this genomic sequence to represent the inferred CDS: substituted 4 bases at 4 genomic stop codons), which produces MEVNYENASEKKSPFFLFSVRATVQPNLRSWKSHLPSCTVLGLEQAKEWIIVGTLYKHMKLKPSVLDESSKELSAITLVQLSNLVHSDDYLVLEDESGRFKLIGGLLLRSVYVTVVALHGKEMVAGEFEVEDVLEADLPHQIDRPLNSGEDKFVVFVSSLSVGSTSANPLNFXLFVDHITGHLGDEKEQGMASQIIXVVIAGNSVEFVRDGQNLDTRDQSKLSEPIKELDILMSQSAAGVPVDIMSGEANPENSALPQQPLHRCLFPGSTAFHTFRSCTNPNSFELDNVSLEHSSGLNIDDLAKYSNATSKLKFLERTLRXRHIAPTAPNTLGCYPFTDXDPFYIETCPHVYFVGNQEKFDASVIKGSDGQAVKLICIPKFSETGTVMMLNLRNLECHALTIGFQFDS; this is translated from the exons ATGGAAGTGAACTACGAAAATGCTTCCGAGAAGAAAAgtcctttctttctcttttccgTG AGGGCAACAGTACAGCCGAATTTACGTTCCTGGAAATCCCATTTGCcaa GCTGTACTGTGCTAGGGCTGGAGCAAGCAAAGGAGTGGATTATTGTTGGGACCCTGTATAAGCACATGAAGCTAAAACCTTCCGTACTTGATGAGAGTTCAAAGGAGTT GTCAGCAATCACACTTGTACAACTGAGCAATTTAGTGCACTCGGATGACTATCTAGTTCTTGAGGACGAGAGTGGAAGATTTAAACTCATAGGAGGCCTTCTTTTACGTTCTGTATATGTAACAG TGGTCGCACTACATGGAAAAGAGATGGTAGCTGGAGAGTTTGAGGTTGAAGATGTCTTAGAAGCTGACCTTCCTCACCAGATAGATCGTCCACTTAACTCTG GCGAAGATAAATTTGTTGTCTTTGTATCGAGTTTAAGTGTTGGGAGCACCTCGGCAAATCCTCTCAATTTTTAGCTCTTTGTAGACCATATAACTGGCCATCTaggagatgaaaaa GAACAAGGAATGGCATCTCAGATTATTTGAGTTGTTATTGCTGGGAATTCTGTTGAATTTGTTCGTGATGGTCAG AACTTGGATACTAGGGATCAGTCAAAACTGTCAGAGCCCATAAAAGAGCTCGATATCTTAATGAGTCAG AGTGCTGCAGGTGTACCGGTGGATATAATGTCGGGTGAAGCTAACCCAGAAAATTCTGCATTGCCTCAGCAG CCATTGCACCGATGCCTTTTTCCTGGATCAACAGCATTTCACACTTTCAGATCCTGCACCAACCCAAATTCCTTTGAGCTCGACAATGTAAG TCTTGAACATTCTTCAGGTTTGAACATTGATGATCTTGCAAAATATTCTAATGCGACAAGTAAACTTAAGTTCCTCGAAAGGACATTAAGATGAAGACACATTGCACCAACAGCCCCAAATACTCTAG GTTGCTATCCTTTTACTGATTGAGATCCATTTTATATTGAGACGTGTCCTCATGTCTACTTTGTtggaaatcaagaaaaatttgaCGCTAGTGTGATTAAAG GATCTGATGGGCAAGCGGTAAAACTCATTTGCATTCCTAAATTTTCTGAAACTGGAACTGTTATGATG TTGAACTTGAGGAATCTTGAGTGCCATGCGCTCACTATTGGGTTTCAGTTCGATTCTTAA
- the LOC125207571 gene encoding metal tolerance protein C2, whose translation MDNDSRLPQTKYQNSAADSPRSYTGDFSFGESTDRRFAYSRHQSATVKPHTPQHQLTRSGSSIDIPPGSYFPDYRFSNSKEKGDAFSFVPLILGGLRSGNKQMRRLFVLISLNVAYSTTELFLGLFSGRIGLVSDAFHLTFGCGLLSFSLFAMAASRQNPDRTYTYGYKRLEVLSAFTNALFLLFMSFSLAVEALHAFIQDESEHKHYLVISAVANLLVNLIGVWFFRNYARISIAYRKAEDMNYHSVCLHVLADSIRSAGLILASWMLSLGVANAEVLCLGLVSVTVFMLVMPLFKATGGVLLQMAPPSIPPSALSKCWRQVSSREDITEVSEARFWELVPGHVIGSISLQVKEGVDDRPILQYVHSLYHDIGVQDLTVQIECTCHQ comes from the exons ATGGATAATGATTCGCGTCTTCCGCAAACGAAGTACCAAAACTCGGCTGCCGATTCGCCGAGATCGTACACCGGCGATTTCAGTTTCGGAGAGAGCACGGATCGCCGATTCGCGTACTCCCGGCATCAGAGCGCCACCGTCAAGCCCCACACGCCGCAGCATCAGCTGACGCGTAGCGGTTCAAGCATTGATATTCCGCCTGGAAGTTATTTTCCGGATTATAGGTTTTCGAATTCCAAGGAAAAGGGTGATGCGTTTTCGTTTGTTCCGTTGATTTTGGGAGGATTGAGGTCTGGAAACAAGCAGATGAGGCGGTTGTTCGTGCTGATTTCGCTTAATGTCGCCTATTCTACTACTGAGTTGTTCCTTGGCCTCTTCTCTGGGCGTATCG GCTTGGTATCAGATGCATTTCATTTGACTTTTGGCTGTGGCCTGTTGTCATTTTCATTGTTTGCAATGGCTGCTTCTCGACAAAATCCAGATCGCACTTACACATACGG GTACAAGAGACTAGAAGTTTTATCTGCTTTTACCAATGCT ctatttcttttatttatgtcGTTCTCCTTAGCTGTGGAAGCACTTCACGCTTTCATACAAGATGAGTCCGAGCACAA GCATTATTTGGTCATCTCAGCTGTCGCCAATTTGCTGGTAAACCTTATTGGTGTTTGGTTCTTCAGGAATTATGCCCGAATCAGTATTG CATACAGAAAAGCTGAAGATATGAACTATCACTCCGTTTGCTTGCATGTTCTGGCTGATTCCATTCGCAG TGCAGGGTTGATCCTAGCATCCTGGATGCTTAGCCTTGG GGTTGCCAATGCTGAAGTCTTGTGTTTGGGACTAGTCTCAGTGACAGTTTTTATGCTTGTCATGCCACTGTTCAAAGCCACAGGCGGTGTCCTCCTACAAATGGCACCACCTAGCATTCCCCCTTCAGCTTTGAGCAAATGCTGGAGACAG GTTAGTTCGCGTGAAGACATTACAGAGGTTAGTGAGGCTCGTTTCTGGGAGTTGGTGCCAGGGCATGTCATTGGCTCCATTTCACTACAG GTGAAGGAAGGAGTCGATGATCGACCTATACTCCAATATGTCCACAGTTTGTACCATGATATTGGCGTACAGGATTTGACAGTACAAATTGAGTGTACTTGCCATCAATGA
- the LOC125207572 gene encoding protein NCA1: MTPVCPFNKASRPDDASGKKPSENQSKQQSASDHKLQQDAVISPKCPFGYDSQTFKLGPLSCMVCQALLFQCSKCVPCSHVFCKVCISRFSDCPLCGADIEKIEDNPDLQKTVDRFIEGHARIKRSQIDTDKEEKEADTKTVIYEDVSFERGDFMMQQAMRALRANNIESAKSRLGVCAEDVREQLQKNGNTPELCSQLGAVLGMLGDCCRTTGDASSAVSYFEESVNFLKKMPKDNLEIIHTLSVSLNKIGDLKYYEGDLQATRAYYFQALDVRRSAVKNNSTVPSQVIDIAVSLAKVADVDRNLGDEDTAIAGFKEGIKLLESLAVSSEEVDLEKRRLSVLEFLNSQLGKK, from the exons ATGACGCCTGTATGCCCTTTTAACAAGGCTTCTCGGCCTGATGATGCGTCTGGAAAGAAGCCTAGTGAAAACCAGAGTAAACAACAGTCGGCAAGTGATCACAAGTTGCAGCAAGATGCAGTGATTTCACCAAAATGCCCGTTTGGATATGATTCTCAGACATTTAAGTTGGGTCCTCTCAGCTGCATGGTTTGCCAAGCACTTCTCTTTCAATGCAGCAAATGCGTGCCTTGTTCCCATGTGTTCTGCAA AGTATGCATATCAAGGTTCAGTGATTGTCCTTTATGTGGTGCTGACATTGAGAAGATTGAGGACAACCCTGATCTTCAGAAAACTGTTGATCGCTTCATTGAAGGTCATGCTAGGATCAAGAGGTCTCAGATTGACACCGACAAGGAGGAAAAAGAAGCTGATACGAAAACAGTAATATATGAGGATGTCTCATTTGAACGAGGTGATTTTATGATGCAGCAGGCCATGAGG GCTCTTCGTGCCAATAACATAGAAAGCGCCAAATCAAGGCTTGGTGTGTGTGCTGAAGATGTTAGAGAGCAGTTGCAAAAGAATGGAAATACTCCTGAGTTATGCTCTCAGCTAGGTGCTGTATTGGGTATGCTAGGTGATTGCTG TCGAACTACTGGTGATGCTAGTTCTGCAGTTTCTTACTTCGAGGAGAGTGTAAATTTCCTTAAGAAAATGCCAAAGGATAATTTGGAG ATAATACATACACTTTCTGTCTctctaaataaaattggagATCTGAAATACTACGAAGGGGATTTACAAGCAACGAGGGCCTACTATTTTCAGGCTCTGGATGTTCGTCGCAGTGCAGTCAAGAATAATTCAACTGTTCCTTCTCAG GTCATAGACATTGCTGTATCCCTTGCCAAAGTTGCTGATGTAGATAGAAATCTAGGCGATGAAGACACAGCAATTGCAGGTTTCAAAGAGGGAATCAAACTGTTAGAATCTTTAGCAGTGAGTTCTGAAGAAGTTGACCTTGAAAAACGG CGCCTTTCAGTGCTGGAGTTCCTAAACAGTCAGCTTGGGAAAAAATAG
- the LOC125208180 gene encoding uncharacterized protein LOC125208180, producing MEYKHFSHQHTLTLNKVQPGQQLHCHGCHRLCHDSIFACWSCKFFLHEHCGNANRFVKHPSHKQHPLILMPNPTYCSSSFLCNGCGVAGSTFSYCCALCEVDLHVPCAYLPPKVKHQSHEHEICISYQTTQEKDSTPQLCKICTTELSSKHWSYLCGQAGCTFRIHTFCATAEVKLGLHQDDEPDQAQPPVVFYI from the coding sequence atggagtaCAAGCATTTCAGCCACCAGCACACCTTGACCCTAAACAAAGTCCAACCAGGGCAGCAGCTCCACTGCCATGGCTGCCACCGCCTCTGCCATGACTCGATTTTCGCCTGCTGGAGCTGCAAGTTCTTCCTCCACGAGCACTGTGGAAATGCAAACAGATTTGTGAAGCACCCATCCCACAAGCAGCACCCTCTCATCCTGATGCCTAATCCCACATACTGCAGCAGCTCCTTCTTGTGCAACGGCTGTGGTGTGGCCGGCAGCACCTTCTCCTACTGCTGCGCCCTCTGTGAGGTCGATCTGCACGTGCCATGCGCCTATCTCCCGCCAAAGGTGAAGCACCAGAGCCATGAACACGAGATATGCATCAGTTACCAAACAACACAAGAAAAAGACTCCACCCCTCAACTCTGCAAGATTTGCACAACAGAGCTGAGCTCTAAGCATTGGTCCTATCTCTGTGGTCAGGCCGGCTGCACTTTTCGCATCCACACCTTCTGCGCCACTGCTGAGGTTAAACTGGGTTTGCATCAGGACGATGAACCGGATCAGGCCCAACCTCCCGTTGTCTTCTACATCTGA
- the LOC125206298 gene encoding uncharacterized protein LOC125206298: MDQPTTMLKHFSHEHPLKYIESSADGGCVCSACKLAIMPRNFFYQCKLCGFSLHKVCYSMPKKVMHPADPNHWLKLSTPSTVLEKPDECEACGRHIAGYYYSCTECPLSYHMLCVAMPLSVKIMSSHPHVLKLEFRPVYDFKCDVCDMPRFNGWHYHCRMCEFDAHVSCAVKGAQPLLKDDGTNGSKSHQHELMELLSEQMKHVEVKNANNLDLDRDHHLQSLDQLSAISEVFTLPSCQFSDACFSLDVSKPIPIERNKNEWSECDSKQNNEKLQLLKRQSFSFGMKDLKREVTLAPSTGICTPVWDEMGRENENRNANAANNIMLFKDQAKETETRLEDAAVLTDLRYETEIRK; encoded by the exons ATGGATCAACCAACAACGATGTTGAAACATTTTAGTCACGAACATCCACTGAAATATATTGAGTCGAGTGCTGATGGAGGTTGTGTCTGCTCAGCCTGCAAACTTGCTATAATGCCAAGAAATTTCTTCTATCAGTGCAAGCTTTGCGGATTCTCCCTTCACAAGGTCTGCTACAGCATGCCTAAAAAGGTCATGCACCCTGCTGATCCAAATCACTGGCTCAAGCTCTCAACCCCGTCTACTGTCCTAGAAAAACCAGACGAGTGTGAGGCGTGTGGGAGGCACATTGCAGGATATTACTACAGCTGCACCGAGTGTCCCCTTTCCTATCACATGCTGTGTGTGGCAATGCCTCTCTCGGTCAAAATCATGTCGTCCCATCCTCACGTGCTTAAGCTAGAGTTCAGACCTGTCTATGATTTCAAGTGTGATGTGTGTGACATGCCTAGATTCAATGGATGGCATTACCATTGTAGAATGTGTGAGTTCGATGCGCATGTTTCATGTGCTGTTAAAGGGGCTCAGCCACTATTGAAGGATGACGGAACGAATGGGTCAAAATCCCACCAACATGAACTGATGGAGCTGCTCTCGGAGCAGATGAAGCATGTTGAGGTGAAGAATGCGAACAATCTTGATCTTGATCGTGATCATCATCTTCAGTCTCTCGATCAGTTGAGTGCAATTTCTGAAGTTTTCACTTTGCCAAGCTGTCAGTTTAGTGATGCTTGTTTCTCCCTTGATGTATCAAAGCCTATTCCTATTGagagaaacaaaaatgaatGGAGTGAGTGTGATTCTAagcaaaataatgaaaagcTTCAACTTCTCAAAAGGCAGAGTTTCAGTTTTGGCATGAAGGACTTGAAGAGGGAGGTGACTCTAGCGCCCTCCACCGGCATCTGCACTCCTGTATGGGATGAAATGGGACgagaaaatgaaaacagaAACGCGAATGCAGCTAATAACATAATGCTGTTTAAGGATCAGGCTAAAGAAACAGAAACT AGGTTGGAAGATGCTGCAGTCTTGACAGATCTGAGATATGAAACTGAAATAAGGAAATAG
- the LOC125203657 gene encoding uncharacterized protein LOC125203657: MDIIEAQPEFNHFSHQHSLKLVSYQNSNPEKISCAACLKEAEGWSYICQTCNYCLHKACSKLPQKLYHGSDRKHALILLASPAYEDGKFMCNACGASGAAFCYHCDKCQLDLHPVCAFMYPSLLSKAHDHALHLCYEPPYENKVFSCDICEKPGSDHWLYRCGECEFDVHLKCGKETQDHASM, encoded by the coding sequence ATGGACATAATTGAAGCACAACCAGAATTTAACCATTTCAGCCACCAACACTCTCTCAAACTGGTTTcttatcaaaattcaaacccTGAAAAAATCTCATGTGCTGCGTGTTTGAAGGAAGCTGAGGGATGGAGTTACATCTGCCAAACCTGCAACTACTGTCTCCACAAAGCTTGCTCGAAACTGCCTCAGAAACTATATCATGGTTCTGACAGAAAGCATGCGCTGATTCTGCTTGCCTCGCCTGCCTATGAAGATGGAAAGTTCATGTGCAACGCGTGTGGCGCCTCTGGTGCTGCCTTCTGCTATCACTGTGATAAGTGCCAGCTAGACCTACACCCCGTCTGCGCCTTTATGTATCCATCCTTGCTGTCTAAGGCTCATGACCACGCCCTCCATCTCTGCTATGAACCTCCTTATGAGAACAAAGTTTTCAGCTGCGATATTTGTGAAAAGCCGGGTTCAGATCATTGGCTCTACCGCTGTGGAGAGTGTGAATTTGATGTTCATTTGAAATGTGGGAAAGAGACACAAGACCATGCTTCTATGTAA
- the LOC125203143 gene encoding diacylglycerol kinase theta-like: MGKIEAEPHLTHFSHPHPLNLKSINISDPNTTKCSACQKPASGLVYSCDSCSYTLHKICSEMPEKLNHKADPKHSLTLLPAPAYSTGSFHCNACGVTGTSFCYHCAECELDLHPACAFTRSSVKGGAHQHPLQLCFEPPYPEKAFVCDVCGASGSNHWLYRCEECGFDAHLKCGRADKVRQPKKDHQRPAQQYSSSRSVSSQQGPAAMYDQLQRYNTAPPVVYYVQQPTRRNDTVHSVVNSVIEGLIEGGANQLGQALIQGAMGN, from the coding sequence ATGGGCAAGATTGAGGCTGAACCTCATCTCACTCACTTCAGCCACCCTCATCCCTTAAACCTCAAATCCATCAACATCTCCGATCCAAACACAACCAAATGCTCGGCCTGCCAGAAACCGGCCTCGGGCCTCGTCTACAGCTGCGACTCCTGCAGCTACACCCTTCACAAAATCTGCTCCGAGATGCCCGAGAAACTCAACCACAAGGCTGACCCCAAGCACAGCCTGACCCTGCTCCCGGCCCCCGCCTACTCTACGGGATCCTTCCACTGCAACGCGTGTGGCGTAACTGGCACGAGCTTCTGCTATCACTGCGCAGAGTGCGAGCTCGACTTGCATCCGGCGTGCGCGTTCACGCGCTCCTCGGTGAAGGGAGGAGCACATCAGCACCCCCTCCAGCTCTGCTTCGAGCCTCCCTATCCAGAAAAGGCCTTCGTGTGCGACGTCTGCGGCGCATCCGGGTCGAACCACTGGCTGTACCGGTGCGAGGAGTGTGGGTTCGACGCGCACCTCAAGTGTGGGAGAGCGGATAAGGTGCGACAGCCTAAGAAGGATCATCAAAGGCCGGCACAGCAGTATTCTAGTTCGAGAAGTGTGAGCAGCCAACAAGGTCCAGCAGCGATGTATGATCAGCTGCAGAGATATAATACAGCGCCGCCAGTGGTATATTACGTGCAGCAGCCGACGAGGAGGAACGACACCGTGCACAGCGTTGTCAACAGTGTGATTGAAGGTTTAATTGAAGGAGGGGCTAATCAGTTAGGGCAGGCTTTGATACAAGGTGCAATGGGTAATTGA
- the LOC125204881 gene encoding uncharacterized protein LOC125204881 yields MRIRKRLALCDSIPTQPLSLSDLHLPRSQPPCDLKTEEKMKQKEFGDDDRMNTSNNDIRKIVSIVCHGEEDSNTNMQPSSSSLQGRCCVESYKLVPLKKRIGIFERNPSEEGAAAKMKSKMNKKYGDARKEKGKKSKRGNVIMEGSRCSRVNGRGWRCCQATLVGYSLCEHHLGKGRLRSTVGVVKARSISSLLRQI; encoded by the exons ATGAGGATCCGAAAGCGTTTGGCGCTGTGTGATTCCATCCCTACACAACCTCTCTCACTCTCAGATCTCCACCTCCCACGATCACAGCCGCCGTGTGATCTCAAAActgaagaaaaaatgaaacaaaag GAGTTTGGAGATGATGATCGTAtgaatactagtaataatgaTATCAG GAAAATAGTTAGCATCGTCTGTCATGGAGAAGAAGATTCCAACACAAATATGCAgccatcatcttcttctcttcAAG GTAGGTGTTGTGTTGAAAGCTATAAATTGGTGCCATTAAAGAAGAGGATAGGGATTTTCGAGAGAAATCCGAGCGAGGAAGGCGCGGCTGCAAAGATGAAGTCGAAAATGAACAAGAAATATGGCGATGCTcggaaagaaaaagggaagaagagcAAGAGGGGTAATGTGATCATGGAAGGGTCTCGGTGCAGCCGCGTAAACGGGCGCGGGTGGCGGTGCTGCCAAGCCACGCTGGTGGGATACTCCCTTTGTGAGCATCACTTGGGGAAAGGGAGGTTGAGGAGCACGGTTGGTGTTGTCAAAGCTAGATCCATCAGCAGTTTGCTTCGCCAAATTTGA